A genomic segment from Fodinicola acaciae encodes:
- a CDS encoding CHAP domain-containing protein produces the protein MLHRKLLGLVLVAGVIGAFAATTTAQATTVAKETPAQKANRLARPCVKTGVTGAEISCIARSQNGMKEWGNNCNPYTTRCEAWCGDFAAWVMVKAGGRAPSGYPAAASWRKWTRVSTPKAGDVAVQSTGHHVEVVVGVSRSGGRLVVASVGGNSGNKVTYHSNNSYASWTYHDNPAF, from the coding sequence GTGCTCCATCGCAAACTGCTCGGACTGGTGTTGGTCGCCGGTGTCATAGGTGCTTTCGCCGCAACGACGACCGCACAGGCCACCACGGTGGCCAAGGAAACGCCGGCACAGAAGGCAAACCGGCTGGCCAGGCCGTGCGTGAAAACCGGCGTGACGGGTGCCGAGATCAGCTGCATCGCCAGAAGCCAGAACGGCATGAAGGAGTGGGGAAACAACTGCAATCCCTACACCACCAGGTGCGAGGCGTGGTGCGGTGACTTTGCCGCCTGGGTGATGGTCAAGGCCGGCGGCAGGGCGCCGAGCGGCTATCCGGCGGCCGCGTCGTGGCGGAAGTGGACGCGGGTCAGCACGCCAAAAGCCGGTGACGTGGCCGTACAGTCCACCGGCCACCACGTGGAGGTCGTCGTCGGCGTGTCCAGGTCAGGCGGCAGGCTCGTGGTCGCCAGCGTTGGCGGCAACTCCGGCAACAAGGTGACCTATCACTCCAACAACAGCTATGCGAGCTGGACCTACCACGACAATCCGGCCTTCTGA
- a CDS encoding replication-relaxation family protein, with protein MRAAASQRQRVREQYVDWLNDRLSSRDRAILTTLAKIRVATGEQLERLHFAELAGRSRTVVRWRVLKRLVDWRVLVPLQRRIGGSLHGSAKLVFALDTAGQRLTAHEASQRRPRLPGERFLAHTLDVSELYVQLREAAHSDGFEVSAFQTEPGCWVADGLGSWLKPDAYAVLSTETHDDDWWLEIDRATEHLPTLRRKLAAYVDFARRGQLAPSGVMPRVLVTVPDKERREAVASLIDGFSDLFGLVHVQCFNTAANFLSKTTKL; from the coding sequence ATGAGGGCGGCGGCCAGCCAGCGGCAGCGTGTCCGTGAACAATATGTCGATTGGCTCAACGACCGGCTGTCATCTCGTGATCGCGCGATTCTCACGACTCTGGCTAAGATCCGCGTCGCCACCGGCGAACAGCTCGAACGCCTGCATTTTGCTGAGCTGGCAGGCCGTAGCCGAACGGTTGTGCGTTGGCGCGTGTTGAAGCGGCTCGTGGATTGGCGCGTCCTGGTGCCCTTGCAGCGGCGTATCGGCGGTTCATTGCACGGTTCGGCCAAGCTCGTCTTCGCCCTTGACACAGCGGGGCAGCGGTTGACGGCACACGAAGCCAGCCAACGCCGGCCGCGGTTGCCCGGTGAGCGGTTCTTGGCGCATACGCTCGATGTTAGTGAGCTGTATGTCCAATTGCGTGAGGCAGCACACAGCGATGGGTTTGAGGTGTCGGCGTTTCAGACTGAGCCTGGCTGTTGGGTAGCCGATGGCCTCGGTAGTTGGCTGAAGCCGGATGCCTATGCCGTGCTGAGTACCGAAACCCACGATGATGACTGGTGGTTGGAGATCGACCGCGCCACCGAGCATCTGCCAACGCTTCGGCGAAAGTTGGCGGCCTACGTGGACTTCGCGCGGCGCGGCCAACTGGCACCGAGCGGGGTCATGCCACGTGTCCTGGTGACTGTGCCTGACAAGGAACGACGTGAGGCTGTAGCCAGCCTGATTGACGGTTTTAGTGACCTTTTCGGGCTGGTACACGTGCAGTGCTTTAACACTGCTGCGAACTTTCTAAGTAAGACAACAAAACTGTAG
- a CDS encoding type IV secretory system conjugative DNA transfer family protein: MDVWRRSLVAYRLYPPASLGAADVEQWLSGIAARTHPSISFALLPLSPVVVETVADVGGIAHYVLVPEAAEAALLASVRAALPGARLEEAPAYLERRTAFRLGAELTVTTTRRPLASDRGEATNAALLASLQPLSGRAEIRVQWIMTSAGTPAPVHTASAKSEDRWWSGYLLESTPPRDAEAVRAARKKMQAPLLRMVARVGIAADSTAQARKLLGRVWNTFHGENATGVRLRRRLLPGSLVAKRVVNRTFPVTQWPLILNSAESAGLLGLPVGGKLLPGLSVGRARQLPPTPGMPTQGTVVGLSNYPGMASRPLALHTIDRLRHLHLIAPTGAGKSTLIANMVLQDIAHGYGVIVIDPKGGLDEIIARIPDDRLADLVVLDPSATRDHVVGFNPLNVAAYGSGARELVADHVLGIFHSIYRDFWGPRTDEVLRAALFSLTHTKAPDGSAFTLLEAVDLLTNPALRRYVATRPTLPDHLRLFWQQFDALSDDARAQVIGPVLNKLRAFSMRTPVRLLLGQSRGVQLDAPFARRSILLVSLAKGQLGSEVSNLLGSLLVSAIWQQTLARVRIPAAKRRPVFAYFDEFQDIVRLGGGLELADALAQARSLGLGFTLSHQFMKQLPEAVQDAVLGTVRSQLAFQVDYADGQLLARRYAPLTVDDLTGLSRYEFALRPAVNGVTLRPVTGTTIALPVTNEDAAARATASRTRFGIPRQDVEQAIQARTQITREAGPIGRRMRGGQP; encoded by the coding sequence ATGGATGTTTGGCGTCGCTCGCTCGTCGCATATCGGCTGTACCCACCAGCAAGCCTCGGTGCCGCAGACGTCGAACAGTGGCTATCCGGCATCGCGGCACGGACACATCCGTCTATAAGCTTTGCCTTGTTGCCCTTGTCTCCGGTCGTTGTCGAGACCGTTGCCGACGTAGGCGGCATCGCGCACTACGTTCTGGTTCCGGAAGCTGCTGAGGCTGCGCTGTTAGCCAGTGTCCGCGCGGCCTTGCCTGGTGCCCGGCTCGAAGAAGCTCCGGCGTACCTGGAACGGCGGACAGCCTTTCGGCTTGGCGCGGAGCTGACCGTGACCACCACCAGGCGGCCGTTGGCGAGCGACCGCGGAGAAGCCACGAATGCAGCCCTGCTTGCTTCGCTCCAACCGTTGAGCGGTCGCGCCGAAATCCGCGTGCAATGGATCATGACCAGTGCTGGTACGCCGGCGCCAGTCCATACCGCCTCGGCAAAATCTGAGGATCGCTGGTGGAGCGGCTACCTGTTGGAAAGCACACCACCGCGTGATGCCGAAGCCGTTCGCGCTGCTCGGAAGAAGATGCAAGCACCCTTGCTTCGGATGGTCGCGCGTGTCGGCATCGCTGCTGACTCCACGGCTCAGGCTCGCAAACTTTTAGGTCGCGTCTGGAATACCTTTCACGGTGAGAATGCGACCGGTGTTCGGCTCCGGCGGCGGTTGTTGCCGGGCAGTCTGGTCGCGAAACGCGTTGTCAACCGGACGTTCCCGGTTACGCAGTGGCCGCTCATTCTCAATAGTGCCGAGAGTGCTGGCCTGCTGGGCTTGCCAGTCGGCGGCAAGCTACTCCCTGGTTTGTCCGTGGGCCGCGCACGACAACTACCGCCCACGCCGGGCATGCCGACGCAGGGCACCGTCGTTGGACTGTCCAACTATCCCGGTATGGCTAGTCGCCCCCTGGCGCTGCACACCATTGACCGGCTCCGGCACCTGCATCTCATCGCGCCAACCGGGGCAGGCAAGTCAACGCTCATCGCCAACATGGTGCTCCAAGACATCGCTCATGGGTACGGCGTTATCGTGATCGACCCAAAAGGCGGTCTGGACGAGATCATCGCTCGGATACCCGATGACCGCTTGGCCGACCTAGTTGTCCTCGATCCTTCGGCCACGCGCGATCACGTTGTTGGCTTCAATCCGCTGAACGTCGCCGCGTACGGTAGCGGCGCCCGTGAGCTGGTGGCGGATCACGTGCTGGGCATCTTTCACTCCATCTACCGGGATTTCTGGGGGCCTCGAACCGACGAGGTTCTTCGTGCCGCCTTGTTTTCGCTGACCCACACCAAAGCCCCGGACGGTTCAGCGTTTACGCTGCTTGAGGCGGTGGATCTCCTCACCAATCCTGCTTTGCGCCGCTACGTTGCCACACGGCCAACGCTCCCCGATCACCTGCGTTTGTTCTGGCAGCAGTTCGACGCGCTCAGCGACGACGCCCGTGCCCAAGTCATTGGCCCGGTACTCAACAAGCTGCGTGCCTTCTCAATGCGGACGCCGGTTCGCCTGTTGCTGGGCCAGAGTAGGGGCGTCCAGCTTGACGCACCCTTTGCCCGACGCAGCATCTTGCTGGTCTCCCTGGCCAAAGGACAACTTGGCAGCGAGGTCAGCAACCTGCTGGGATCACTGTTGGTATCAGCCATCTGGCAGCAAACGCTGGCGCGCGTCCGCATCCCGGCGGCCAAGCGTCGGCCGGTCTTCGCCTACTTTGACGAGTTCCAGGATATTGTCCGGCTCGGCGGCGGCCTGGAGCTTGCCGATGCCCTGGCTCAAGCGCGCAGTCTCGGGCTCGGGTTCACCCTGAGCCACCAGTTCATGAAACAGTTGCCCGAGGCGGTGCAGGACGCCGTACTTGGCACAGTTCGCAGTCAGCTCGCGTTTCAGGTGGATTACGCGGACGGTCAGCTGCTTGCCCGTCGCTACGCTCCCTTGACCGTTGACGACCTCACGGGCCTGAGCAGATACGAATTCGCGCTCCGGCCAGCTGTCAATGGCGTCACCCTGCGACCGGTCACCGGCACGACGATAGCGCTGCCGGTGACGAACGAAGACGCAGCTGCACGAGCAACGGCCAGCCGGACGCGCTTTGGCATCCCTCGACAAGACGTGGAACAGGCCATCCAGGCTCGTACGCAGATCACCCGAGAGGCTGGCCCTATTGGCCGCCGGATGCGAGGTGGTCAGCCGTGA
- a CDS encoding dTMP kinase — protein MTASVVGTETVETGQSGLFVVVVGPRGAGTGSVCATLAELLRLRGQTVQAVTDPSNMGWGRLPYAEKSRLHSRAVALHLAAGRYANLANEVVPALERGAWVVSNGYIQSSLVLEQFAGLSVAETWSYNRHVRQPDLSVYLRRGAEAIALQRVGATRLSRPEAIQAAERELRLYGEACEFLEARGWPQEVVRWRGQTAEQLAERIVARLEAFDRCQGDN, from the coding sequence ATGACAGCTTCAGTAGTTGGTACGGAAACGGTCGAGACCGGCCAGTCCGGCTTGTTCGTTGTGGTGGTCGGGCCGCGTGGCGCAGGCACCGGATCGGTCTGTGCCACGCTGGCCGAGCTGCTGCGGTTGCGTGGCCAGACGGTGCAGGCTGTTACCGACCCCTCCAACATGGGATGGGGCCGGTTGCCGTACGCGGAGAAATCTCGACTGCACAGCAGGGCTGTGGCGCTACACCTGGCAGCTGGTCGGTACGCAAACTTGGCGAACGAGGTTGTACCAGCCCTGGAACGGGGCGCCTGGGTTGTGTCCAACGGGTACATACAGTCGTCGCTGGTTCTGGAGCAGTTTGCCGGGTTGTCAGTGGCCGAAACCTGGAGTTACAACCGGCACGTCCGGCAACCGGACCTGTCGGTCTATCTGCGGCGAGGAGCCGAGGCCATCGCGTTGCAGCGTGTCGGGGCAACGCGATTGTCCCGCCCAGAAGCGATCCAGGCGGCCGAGCGTGAACTGCGGCTGTACGGCGAAGCATGCGAGTTTTTGGAAGCTCGTGGCTGGCCACAGGAAGTGGTCAGGTGGCGCGGGCAGACTGCGGAACAGCTCGCTGAACGTATTGTGGCGCGGCTTGAGGCATTTGATCGTTGCCAAGGTGACAACTAG
- a CDS encoding SpdA protein — protein MSTPEPVFSGVVAVVIRRAVTTVAFVIAGLTFTFGFFNVYELGVRLGVSGVIAPLVAPAVDLSVLALLAALQYLRAHGVVSGLAWPRMLLVFCGIVTLALNTAEPVLVGAYGRAAFDAIAPTLLLGWAETAPRLLGLLHSAVPDRPVVPSPSVLVRDDQAALPTPELVATARQLDEAHQAETGKPITRDVLRANLRVSNALTGAVLSAIREPAEADDEAAESADLSTD, from the coding sequence GTGAGTACGCCGGAGCCCGTGTTCAGTGGTGTAGTCGCCGTCGTTATCCGTCGCGCCGTCACCACGGTGGCCTTCGTGATCGCCGGCCTAACCTTCACTTTTGGCTTCTTCAACGTCTACGAGCTGGGGGTGCGGCTGGGGGTGAGTGGTGTCATCGCCCCGCTTGTTGCACCGGCTGTTGACTTGTCCGTTTTGGCCCTACTCGCCGCGCTTCAATACTTGCGTGCACACGGGGTTGTGTCAGGGCTTGCGTGGCCCCGCATGCTGCTTGTTTTCTGCGGCATCGTCACGCTCGCCCTGAACACCGCCGAACCGGTCTTGGTCGGTGCGTACGGCAGGGCAGCCTTCGATGCGATCGCCCCGACCTTGCTGCTGGGCTGGGCAGAGACGGCCCCGCGGCTGCTTGGCCTGCTCCATAGTGCCGTCCCGGACCGTCCTGTGGTCCCGTCCCCGTCCGTCCTCGTTCGGGACGACCAGGCGGCCCTACCTACTCCAGAGCTGGTCGCTACGGCCCGCCAGCTCGACGAGGCGCACCAGGCCGAAACCGGCAAGCCGATCACCCGAGATGTGCTTCGCGCGAACCTGCGCGTCTCCAATGCTTTGACCGGGGCCGTACTGAGCGCCATCCGCGAACCAGCTGAAGCAGACGACGAGGCAGCGGAGTCTGCGGACTTGTCCACAGACTGA
- a CDS encoding CPBP family intramembrane glutamic endopeptidase — MATAQTSRPNRLADKLLADQHSLPLSIALHLVPGALVVAAYFLVNPLVHAAGCPSFLSWAIALCVILGPVLVGLLWLGRRRNGRYSLRGVLKYLDKPVSRGKLVAIVAALIVWFVVVSLALTVLDNAIYQAFFTWLPFDGAGSATGYLAGYPRSTIIATLAVCLPLTGFALPLIEELYFRGFLLPRLPQLGRWAPLVNTVLFSLYHFWSPWGFVSRVIFFLPGPLLVWWKKDLRLSIGMHPGTTLLLTAGGLVALAFNLAPGLTS; from the coding sequence ATGGCCACCGCACAAACAAGTCGACCGAACCGGCTGGCGGACAAACTCCTGGCCGACCAGCATTCGCTCCCGCTGTCCATCGCGCTCCATCTCGTGCCCGGAGCCCTGGTCGTCGCGGCGTACTTTCTCGTCAATCCGCTCGTCCATGCCGCCGGCTGTCCGTCGTTTCTCAGTTGGGCAATCGCCTTGTGCGTAATCCTCGGGCCGGTGCTGGTCGGTCTGCTGTGGCTGGGGCGCCGGCGCAATGGCCGGTACTCGCTCCGAGGAGTGCTGAAATACCTGGACAAACCGGTCTCGCGTGGGAAGCTCGTCGCGATCGTCGCGGCCCTCATCGTGTGGTTCGTGGTGGTTTCGTTGGCGCTCACGGTCCTGGACAACGCGATCTACCAGGCGTTTTTCACCTGGTTGCCGTTTGACGGAGCAGGCTCGGCCACCGGATATCTGGCCGGTTATCCGCGCTCGACCATCATCGCCACGCTGGCGGTCTGTCTTCCGCTGACCGGTTTCGCCCTGCCTCTCATCGAGGAGCTCTACTTCCGCGGCTTCCTGTTGCCGCGCCTCCCCCAGTTGGGCCGCTGGGCGCCGCTGGTCAACACGGTGCTGTTCTCGCTCTACCACTTCTGGTCGCCGTGGGGTTTCGTCTCGAGGGTGATCTTCTTCCTGCCGGGGCCGTTGCTCGTCTGGTGGAAGAAGGATCTGCGGCTGTCGATCGGGATGCACCCTGGTACGACCCTGCTCCTGACGGCGGGCGGCCTTGTCGCGCTCGCGTTCAACCTCGCGCCGGGGCTCACGTCCTGA
- a CDS encoding helix-turn-helix domain-containing protein, producing the protein MPDEASLGDAASALGTFIRTTRERLGVSQAQLAAKTGIDPSYLALIEAGKRAKPAADILQRIADALQIDSGTLLAFLGVRQDLPEPRLYLRRKYGLNSTEADALAQLIEHQLQKRKGDAGDDKAD; encoded by the coding sequence ATGCCAGATGAAGCTAGTTTGGGCGATGCGGCAAGCGCATTGGGAACGTTTATCCGCACCACACGTGAACGCCTAGGCGTCTCGCAAGCGCAGCTTGCAGCAAAAACCGGTATCGATCCGTCGTATTTGGCGCTGATCGAGGCTGGCAAGCGTGCCAAACCAGCTGCCGACATACTGCAACGCATCGCTGACGCCTTGCAGATTGACTCGGGTACGCTGCTTGCCTTTCTTGGCGTGCGGCAAGACCTGCCCGAACCACGGTTGTACCTTCGCCGGAAGTATGGCCTCAACAGCACAGAAGCTGATGCGCTCGCACAGCTTATCGAACATCAACTACAGAAACGGAAGGGGGATGCCGGTGACGACAAAGCCGACTAA
- a CDS encoding ImmA/IrrE family metallo-endopeptidase: MPVTTKPTKKAMWELIDQLRAIAPKRPLTYGESLQLARVQAARVRDWANAATTADINLIWLVDQQAVPVHFVPSHRLNQESGLTTDYIDNQLQVFINENEPPLRQRFSLLHEFKHVLDFKDASVLHQQLGCGNEDTQKNLIEAVANDFAAHVLMPTALVKRLWLKTTNHDVQLMANTFCVSVEAMSYRLKKLNLTSDPKPRPRGYFRRCGLPTLSQPAGLSYLAG, from the coding sequence ATGCCGGTGACGACAAAGCCGACTAAGAAAGCAATGTGGGAACTCATAGATCAACTTCGTGCCATCGCACCGAAGCGGCCACTCACGTACGGCGAGTCATTGCAGCTGGCCCGTGTCCAAGCCGCTCGAGTGCGGGACTGGGCAAACGCTGCAACGACGGCTGATATCAACCTCATTTGGCTGGTCGACCAACAAGCCGTGCCGGTACATTTCGTGCCGAGCCACCGGCTTAACCAAGAAAGCGGCCTCACGACCGACTACATCGACAACCAGCTGCAAGTCTTCATTAACGAGAATGAACCCCCGCTGCGGCAGCGGTTCTCTCTCCTGCACGAGTTTAAGCACGTGCTTGATTTCAAAGATGCGTCGGTGTTGCATCAGCAACTTGGGTGTGGCAACGAAGACACACAAAAGAACCTGATCGAGGCCGTGGCCAACGACTTTGCCGCGCATGTCCTCATGCCGACCGCTTTGGTGAAGCGCCTGTGGTTAAAGACCACGAACCACGACGTACAGCTCATGGCAAACACGTTCTGTGTGTCCGTTGAGGCCATGTCGTACCGCCTAAAGAAACTCAACCTCACCAGCGACCCCAAGCCACGGCCGCGTGGGTACTTCCGTCGTTGTGGCTTACCGACCCTGAGTCAACCAGCGGGCTTGTCCTACCTGGCTGGCTAG
- a CDS encoding SDR family oxidoreductase, with protein MKIAVVGTGLIGTQVIQKLNAAGHQATGHSRQTGIDLLTGAGLDQALTGADVVVDVSNSPTFDEASLDFFRTAVGNLLPAADRAGVGHAVALSIVGVDQVPDLAYYRAKTLQEDLVKAGPVPSTIVRATQFMEFVPAVLDWTTDGDVVRLPATPIQPIASAEVADAVAYAAAERPGGTLNTGGPDVFTLDELGRVFLEVTGDGRTVVVDDTAGMFAAVKGDVLTTTEGARIAPTHYRDWLRTR; from the coding sequence ATGAAGATCGCGGTTGTCGGCACCGGCCTGATCGGCACGCAGGTCATCCAGAAGCTCAACGCGGCCGGTCATCAGGCCACCGGTCACTCGCGGCAGACCGGGATCGACCTGCTCACCGGCGCGGGACTCGACCAGGCGCTGACCGGCGCGGACGTGGTCGTCGACGTGTCCAACTCGCCGACCTTCGACGAGGCGTCGCTCGACTTTTTCCGTACGGCTGTGGGAAATCTGCTGCCGGCCGCGGACAGGGCCGGCGTCGGACACGCGGTGGCGCTGTCGATCGTCGGCGTCGACCAGGTGCCGGATCTCGCGTACTACCGCGCCAAGACGCTGCAGGAGGACCTGGTCAAGGCCGGGCCGGTGCCGTCGACGATCGTACGTGCCACACAGTTCATGGAGTTCGTGCCCGCGGTGCTCGACTGGACCACCGACGGTGACGTCGTGCGCCTGCCGGCCACGCCGATCCAGCCGATCGCCTCCGCCGAGGTCGCCGACGCCGTCGCGTACGCCGCCGCGGAACGGCCCGGCGGGACGCTCAACACCGGCGGCCCGGACGTGTTCACGCTCGACGAGCTCGGCCGTGTCTTCCTGGAGGTCACCGGCGACGGCCGTACGGTCGTGGTCGACGACACCGCCGGCATGTTCGCCGCTGTCAAGGGTGACGTGCTGACCACGACCGAAGGTGCGCGGATCGCGCCGACGCATTACCGCGACTGGCTCCGTACGCGCTGA
- a CDS encoding ATP-binding protein has translation MPEEEDDPRLLELAVLVQTRKLEWSRHGADCLHLLAPIPGHVKKRGEALKMLLGEVVERAYVDAKAGLGDDAIWVLTAGALVGLITSSPDDYSRATAMTGIRRQENKTKRKELAGEWFDISRRRLDEKLCLRAFVRAIDAFTEDDEAMEGFRRRLSVSVEPQRPRDSVAPVAEESPKPQADRPQYQAVAKFPPLPAFDTAFVDRPAIEERYNTLLDDGTQLVAFVGEPGNGKSRLAQELTVRRAGRNGSLLFLNGGQIMSQMAGLLAQNGVVSGYDLTAEQITLAFAAYLSSPTAPDFVVLDDIANRGLLEALAPPTVKPTVVVTSRTNVLPPGRGESIVVREMEDDEAVQMVRNLGGPARLSEVRRIVDALGARPLAIEHACTGLLAGGYMTVKQFCEALQHDVGTTLKKAQSAEDVDKTLTWIYEQILTRLRSLDADAAKLLELAAFVAPTAIPEPLLQAAFSSCRDAENDAEIAVAFQAAQRDLQSYYLINRSIVQDGVDRPDSGRQSWFRPVHRAVFSMHSLTQELLRSILTKEGRSTELCLKLHGSLGAQLASNPRKEYFDPDSISDEDMHWLPHAYMLASGLHGSADDVYQEVGFGATLAFLIKGALQNGDPEMASQASKLYPGLGDQQTWQRAPYMYEAYVEYLKMQYHMSALQSSEFARAIAHVNVICGAKSDVPGKLNPPRPIRLLEWIEAVVDDGRYTDALELSEVFDEIYRPSGSVPNIVLVRRVMLLSEIYVAQCRWSDAEAALAAAHWTYTEHHLGSWAYIREQFRLFIADLEYCHISGQPDRASTVESYADQRWASKANDYYDCLTEGRYYYVKARCAVVVATRFYVEHRPDSGYEAAYAERLNGLLKIAYSYIDRCRAAYTKVGRFRQTYELYADMVLCYFLVGSGEAFKVGRRIIDEWYERDHLRMLHRGTWRAQARFALLAERMRIMTTSLSRDPAIVVNWKRQNEFLAEALGIRLGSPYLYAEFLGISSIYDQLRGQPHSGKLREIVATYRSIGRLDRWEALAEALASLPQDRTTYLKKMRYLLLP, from the coding sequence ATGCCTGAAGAGGAGGACGACCCTCGGCTACTTGAACTGGCCGTCCTGGTGCAGACCAGGAAGCTTGAGTGGTCAAGGCATGGGGCGGACTGCCTGCATCTGCTCGCTCCCATTCCTGGCCATGTCAAGAAGCGTGGCGAGGCGCTGAAGATGTTGCTGGGAGAGGTGGTAGAGCGAGCCTACGTTGACGCCAAGGCCGGTCTTGGCGACGATGCTATATGGGTACTCACCGCTGGTGCATTGGTCGGGCTGATTACTAGCTCACCCGACGATTACTCTCGTGCAACCGCAATGACCGGCATCAGACGGCAGGAAAATAAGACCAAAAGAAAAGAACTGGCTGGTGAATGGTTTGATATAAGCCGCCGGCGACTTGACGAAAAATTGTGTCTTCGCGCCTTCGTACGCGCCATCGATGCATTCACCGAAGACGACGAAGCCATGGAAGGATTTAGACGGCGGCTCAGCGTATCTGTCGAGCCACAGCGACCGCGGGATTCCGTTGCGCCTGTCGCAGAAGAGTCTCCAAAACCGCAGGCTGACAGGCCGCAATACCAGGCCGTTGCCAAGTTTCCGCCACTACCAGCATTCGATACGGCGTTTGTTGATCGTCCTGCAATCGAGGAACGCTACAACACACTATTGGATGACGGCACACAGCTCGTGGCATTTGTTGGTGAGCCTGGCAATGGAAAGTCGCGACTTGCGCAAGAGTTGACCGTCAGGCGTGCGGGTAGGAACGGTTCGCTGCTCTTCCTGAATGGCGGCCAGATTATGAGTCAGATGGCGGGTCTGTTAGCGCAGAACGGCGTCGTGTCCGGATACGATCTGACTGCCGAGCAGATTACGCTAGCCTTTGCTGCGTACCTCTCGTCGCCCACCGCGCCAGATTTTGTGGTTCTTGACGACATTGCTAACCGCGGTTTGCTAGAAGCACTCGCGCCTCCGACCGTGAAGCCAACGGTGGTCGTCACCAGTCGCACTAACGTATTGCCGCCGGGACGGGGCGAGTCCATCGTCGTACGGGAAATGGAAGACGACGAAGCCGTGCAGATGGTGCGCAACCTGGGCGGCCCTGCAAGGCTCTCAGAGGTCAGGAGAATTGTCGACGCGCTTGGCGCTAGGCCGCTTGCTATCGAACACGCTTGTACCGGACTGTTGGCTGGCGGTTACATGACGGTCAAGCAGTTCTGCGAAGCACTCCAGCACGACGTCGGAACTACCCTGAAGAAGGCTCAGAGTGCCGAAGATGTCGATAAGACACTGACATGGATCTACGAACAGATCCTCACCCGGCTCCGCAGTCTTGATGCGGATGCTGCAAAGCTGCTTGAACTAGCAGCATTCGTAGCTCCTACCGCTATTCCTGAACCGCTATTGCAAGCAGCCTTCAGCTCATGCCGTGATGCCGAGAACGACGCGGAGATAGCAGTCGCCTTTCAAGCAGCCCAACGTGACTTGCAGTCGTACTATCTGATCAACCGGAGCATCGTGCAAGACGGCGTTGATCGGCCTGATAGCGGCCGTCAATCCTGGTTCCGGCCTGTTCACCGAGCAGTCTTCTCTATGCATTCACTGACGCAAGAACTCCTACGTTCAATCCTGACGAAGGAGGGCCGCAGCACTGAACTCTGCCTTAAGTTGCATGGGTCTCTCGGAGCGCAGCTAGCGTCAAATCCGCGGAAAGAATACTTTGATCCTGACAGTATTTCTGACGAGGACATGCACTGGTTGCCTCACGCATACATGCTTGCCAGTGGGCTGCACGGCAGCGCCGACGACGTGTATCAGGAGGTCGGCTTTGGGGCGACGCTCGCCTTCTTGATCAAGGGAGCGCTTCAAAACGGCGACCCAGAAATGGCGTCGCAGGCGTCTAAACTGTATCCAGGACTAGGTGACCAGCAAACGTGGCAGCGAGCGCCATATATGTACGAGGCGTACGTTGAATATTTGAAGATGCAGTACCATATGTCTGCGCTTCAAAGCAGTGAGTTCGCTCGGGCGATAGCGCACGTCAATGTTATCTGCGGCGCAAAATCTGATGTTCCTGGGAAGCTGAACCCGCCTCGGCCAATACGACTCTTAGAATGGATTGAGGCCGTCGTTGATGATGGTCGGTACACGGACGCCCTGGAGCTTTCCGAGGTATTCGATGAAATATACCGCCCGTCGGGCAGCGTTCCGAACATCGTTTTGGTCAGACGTGTGATGCTCCTTTCGGAAATCTACGTGGCGCAGTGCCGGTGGTCCGACGCGGAGGCGGCGCTAGCGGCAGCCCATTGGACCTACACGGAACATCACCTCGGTAGTTGGGCATATATACGAGAGCAATTTCGCCTCTTTATCGCTGACTTGGAATATTGCCATATCAGTGGGCAACCAGACCGTGCGAGCACTGTCGAATCTTATGCGGATCAACGATGGGCATCCAAGGCAAACGACTACTACGATTGCCTCACTGAAGGCCGCTACTACTACGTCAAGGCACGGTGCGCGGTCGTAGTGGCGACGCGTTTTTACGTCGAGCACAGGCCGGACAGTGGGTACGAGGCAGCATATGCCGAACGGCTCAATGGCCTACTCAAGATAGCCTATTCTTACATAGACCGGTGCAGGGCCGCCTACACCAAGGTCGGGAGATTTCGACAGACCTACGAACTGTACGCGGATATGGTTCTCTGTTACTTCTTGGTCGGCTCCGGTGAGGCGTTCAAGGTCGGTCGCCGGATCATAGACGAATGGTATGAGAGAGATCATCTGCGCATGCTCCATCGGGGTACATGGCGCGCTCAGGCGAGATTTGCCTTACTAGCCGAGCGTATGCGGATAATGACTACATCGCTCTCAAGAGATCCTGCAATTGTAGTCAACTGGAAGCGACAGAATGAATTTCTGGCGGAAGCGTTGGGTATTCGCCTAGGGTCCCCGTACCTCTACGCGGAATTCTTGGGCATTAGCAGCATCTATGATCAACTGCGTGGCCAGCCGCACTCGGGGAAGCTTAGAGAAATCGTGGCGACCTATCGGTCGATTGGCCGCCTCGATAGGTGGGAGGCGCTTGCTGAGGCATTGGCTAGCCTTCCGCAGGATAGAACTACCTATCTGAAGAAGATGCGTTATCTTCTCTTGCCCTAA